CCGCCAATAAACTCTTCTGCGGCTGGAACTGCCCCATCGGCGCCCTGCAGGAACTCTTGCACCGGATCCCGCTGCCGCGCGGCTGGAAAGGCAAACTGCCCTTCCGTATCACCAACGCGATCCGCATCGCCCTCTTTATTCTCTTCGCCGGACTTCTCTTCGGCCTGGGCTTCAGCCTTTACGGCTGGCTCAATCCCTTCGAGTTTCTCCACTGGCGCCTTGAATGGGCGATTGTCCCGGCCTTCGCCGTCACCTTCATCGGGGCGCTCTTTTTCTACCGCCCCTTCTGCTATCTGGTCTGCCCGGTCGGACTGTTGACCTGGCTGGTCGAGCATTTCTCTATCCTGCGCGTGCGCCTCGACAAAAAGGCCTGCACCGATTGCATGATCTGCGTTAAAAAGAGTCCCTGCCCGGCGGTGCCGGCGATCCTTGCGGAAAAACGCAGCCGGCCCGACTGCCACGCCTGCGGCGCCTGCATCGAGGCGTGCCCGGAAAAGGCCCTCCGGTTCAAATGAGCCGGGGGATGGCATAATAATCAACCGCTGCATGGTCCACGGCGCCCCGCCCGCGGCCATGCAGCATCCTTTTCCCGGTGCCAGGAGATGAATACCCTGCTCGCTTTTTATCATCAGCTTCTCGCCTGCTATGGCCCCCAGGGCTGGTGGCCGCTGCTCGACCCT
The nucleotide sequence above comes from bacterium. Encoded proteins:
- a CDS encoding 4Fe-4S binding protein, whose translation is MKRPALLLSLHTLLLFTLLLLSSGAFALLFGAETAGEARRQVTFFSVWALPRVWVGAILGFLGVVLLMTRQATTWIRFAALLVIFFAFSIVSILPWGRFAEGMGLHPSPMCTIEKSLMFVQMGRTVPIVFFSILGFILLMTLAANKLFCGWNCPIGALQELLHRIPLPRGWKGKLPFRITNAIRIALFILFAGLLFGLGFSLYGWLNPFEFLHWRLEWAIVPAFAVTFIGALFFYRPFCYLVCPVGLLTWLVEHFSILRVRLDKKACTDCMICVKKSPCPAVPAILAEKRSRPDCHACGACIEACPEKALRFK